The following are from one region of the Sandaracinus amylolyticus genome:
- the hpt gene encoding hypoxanthine phosphoribosyltransferase, whose translation MDKIRTLIDEATLAAKVKELGRKITERHRGHEVVLVPVLKGSFVFAADLARQIDLPVTIEFLGCRSYEGTESSGVVQITYDLTKPIEGKHVIIVEDIVDTGLTMTYLLENLETRRPASLELCSLLHKPARTRVPVEIHYLGFTIDDVFVVGYGLDYAERFRNVPFIGVLEQGAKT comes from the coding sequence ATGGACAAGATTCGGACGCTGATCGACGAAGCGACGCTCGCCGCGAAGGTGAAGGAGCTGGGCAGGAAGATCACCGAGCGCCATCGCGGCCACGAGGTCGTGCTGGTCCCGGTGCTCAAGGGCAGCTTCGTGTTCGCGGCCGATCTCGCGCGGCAGATCGATCTGCCGGTGACCATCGAATTCCTCGGATGCCGCAGCTACGAGGGCACCGAGAGCAGCGGCGTGGTGCAGATCACGTACGACCTCACGAAGCCCATCGAGGGCAAGCACGTGATCATCGTCGAGGACATCGTCGACACCGGGCTGACGATGACCTACCTGCTCGAGAACCTCGAGACGCGCCGCCCCGCGAGCCTCGAGCTCTGCTCGCTGCTCCACAAGCCGGCGCGCACCCGCGTGCCGGTCGAGATCCACTACCTCGGCTTCACGATCGACGACGTGTTCGTCGTCGGCTACGGCCTCGACTACGCCGAGCGCTTCCGCAACGTGCCCTTCATCGGCGTGCTCGAGCAAGGCGCGAAGACCTGA
- a CDS encoding tetratricopeptide repeat protein: MSKRLEMLEMMTSKKPDDPFVWYARAMELRSLDRKDEALAAFGEVATKFPTYVPTYLMGAQVAAELGRADEARAFAERGIEKARAGGDGHALSELTSFLATI, translated from the coding sequence ATGAGCAAGCGTCTCGAGATGCTCGAGATGATGACGAGCAAGAAGCCGGACGACCCGTTCGTCTGGTACGCGCGCGCCATGGAGCTGCGCTCGCTCGATCGGAAGGACGAGGCGCTCGCGGCGTTCGGCGAGGTCGCGACGAAGTTCCCGACCTACGTGCCGACGTACCTGATGGGCGCGCAGGTCGCGGCCGAGCTCGGTCGCGCCGACGAAGCGCGCGCCTTCGCGGAGCGCGGCATCGAGAAGGCGCGCGCCGGTGGCGATGGGCACGCGCTCTCCGAGCTCACGTCGTTCCTCGCCACGATCTGA
- a CDS encoding family 1 glycosylhydrolase gives MVGFDVRTLACAFALGLALTACGDDDGPGDVDAGPVDSGTFDAGRDASWPDGGPADPVTFPEIGPLVGDEGEGSFRFGVATAATQIEDMNPSTDWYAFTAPESEGGLARGTFVGDAVRGYTNAVADVALLEQLHVDSYRFSVEWARVEPQRDQVDEAALAHYSSLLDALVTAGIRPMITVHHFSNPTWVDDPRRDPADCTGEFPGDEWLCGFGHPTGGPLIVEEIGEHACRLAEEYGDRVDEWGSINEPVNYLFASYGAGGQFPPARSYILNNFEYFMNIVRDAIRAHVAIYDAIQRCDTVDADGDTVNATIGIPLSVAYWTPARGGAPSTLEADIAATERMTYVYHYLLVDSLRNGTFDPDLDGTGDEAQPTWEGKLDWLGVQYYFRAGVTAQPATIRPIGATPCFTLLDFGACLDPVDETHWVPAMGYEYWEPGLSEILLAMGERYPDLPLLVTEAGISTEVGRRRAENVVRTLEQIARARAAGVDVRGYYHWSLMDNFEWAEGYEPRFGLFRVDRTGDYPRTITEGGTVYGAIAETRELTTEQRLEYGGLGPMTPETPHQP, from the coding sequence ATGGTTGGCTTCGACGTGCGCACGCTCGCGTGCGCGTTCGCGCTCGGTCTCGCCCTCACGGCGTGTGGAGACGACGACGGTCCAGGCGACGTCGACGCAGGCCCCGTCGACTCGGGCACGTTCGACGCGGGACGCGACGCGTCGTGGCCCGACGGCGGCCCGGCGGATCCGGTCACGTTCCCCGAGATCGGCCCGCTGGTCGGCGACGAAGGCGAAGGATCCTTCAGGTTCGGCGTCGCGACCGCGGCCACGCAGATCGAGGACATGAACCCCTCGACCGACTGGTACGCGTTCACCGCGCCCGAGTCGGAGGGTGGCCTCGCGCGCGGCACGTTCGTCGGCGACGCGGTGCGCGGCTACACGAACGCGGTCGCCGACGTCGCGCTGCTCGAGCAGCTCCACGTCGACTCCTATCGCTTCAGCGTCGAGTGGGCGCGCGTCGAGCCCCAGCGCGATCAGGTCGACGAGGCCGCGCTCGCGCACTACTCGTCGCTGCTCGACGCGCTGGTCACCGCGGGCATCCGCCCGATGATCACGGTGCACCACTTCTCGAACCCGACGTGGGTCGACGATCCGCGCCGCGACCCCGCGGACTGCACCGGCGAGTTCCCCGGCGACGAGTGGCTCTGCGGCTTCGGCCATCCGACCGGCGGTCCGCTCATCGTCGAGGAGATCGGCGAGCACGCATGCCGCCTCGCCGAGGAGTACGGCGATCGCGTCGACGAGTGGGGCTCGATCAACGAGCCCGTGAACTACCTCTTCGCGTCGTACGGCGCGGGCGGGCAGTTCCCTCCGGCGCGCAGCTACATCCTCAATAATTTCGAATACTTCATGAACATCGTGCGCGACGCGATCCGCGCGCACGTCGCGATCTACGACGCGATCCAGCGCTGCGACACGGTCGACGCCGACGGCGACACGGTGAACGCGACCATCGGCATCCCGCTCTCCGTCGCGTACTGGACCCCGGCGCGCGGCGGCGCGCCGAGCACGCTCGAGGCCGACATCGCGGCGACCGAGCGCATGACCTACGTCTATCACTACCTGCTCGTCGACTCGCTGCGGAACGGCACCTTCGATCCCGACCTCGACGGCACCGGCGACGAAGCGCAGCCCACGTGGGAGGGCAAGCTCGACTGGCTCGGCGTGCAGTACTACTTCCGCGCTGGCGTCACCGCGCAGCCCGCGACGATCCGTCCGATCGGCGCGACGCCGTGCTTCACGCTGCTCGACTTCGGCGCGTGCCTCGATCCCGTCGACGAGACTCACTGGGTGCCGGCGATGGGCTACGAGTACTGGGAGCCCGGGCTCTCCGAGATCCTGCTCGCGATGGGCGAGCGGTATCCGGACCTGCCGCTCCTCGTGACCGAGGCGGGCATCTCGACCGAGGTCGGTCGTCGTCGCGCCGAGAACGTGGTGCGCACGCTCGAGCAGATCGCGCGGGCGCGCGCCGCAGGCGTCGACGTGCGCGGCTACTACCACTGGTCGCTGATGGACAACTTCGAGTGGGCCGAGGGCTACGAGCCGCGCTTCGGCCTCTTCCGCGTCGATCGCACCGGCGACTATCCGCGCACGATCACCGAAGGCGGCACCGTGTACGGCGCGATCGCGGAGACGCGCGAGCTCACGACGGAGCAGCGCCTCGAGTACGGCGGGCTCGGCCCGATGACGCCGGAGACCCCGCATCAGCCGTAG
- the ppk1 gene encoding polyphosphate kinase 1, translating to MDKAALADRADGTLAEASAAGASAIRIEPATRPSSSPPPPSEGSGTPDLVRGTPDLFINRELSWLEFNQRVLDEARDRSVPLLERLKFVSICASNLDEFFMVRVAGLVGQRRDRVHVVASDGMSPTEQLAAIAKRVGRMRNEMSELLLEDLLPELAGRGVRLIAARDVGVDGRAQLRQYFRDQVLPVLTPLAIDPGHPFPHLRNKSLNLIAMLSGSHRQAVAPAFAMVQVPGVLPRLVRVTTADEGTKAAYVLLDDLIALHIGDLFPGFRCLGAWPFRVVRNFDLSIDEEEAEDLLESVKQEVRRRDRGNAVSVLIDGRAHQAAQDMLREALRVDTEYVFTVDGPLNLPDLVQLGETLDQDPELRDPAFTPQLVPPFRHEEEPIFAVIAKRDVLLHHPYESFDPVVHFIEEAATDPDVLAIKQTLYRTSGDSPIVKALMRAADHGKQVTALVEIKARFDEENNIQWARKLEEAGVHVVYGLLGLKTHAKAALVVRRENGELKRYVHLGTGNYNPSTARLYTDLSFFTARPDIGEDASSLFNLLTSCTAPATWRKLIVAPLGLHERVLGLIEREAAAARAGRPARIVAKMNSLVDPDVILALYRASQAGVRIDLMVRGICCLRPGLPGVSDNIRVSSIVDRFLEHARIFVFEADGAQEVYCASADWMQRNFHRRVEVMFPVEDPVLKARIVEEILGTEMRDNMKRRTLRADGHWHHARPSEGEHEVRAQRVFLNRARDAAARADAKVRHERPFIVRPVRNRPTKTPDGLDVEPAPSRDSVPEGLLSVPPPAPGTHNNG from the coding sequence ATGGACAAGGCTGCGCTCGCCGATCGCGCCGACGGAACGCTCGCGGAGGCCTCTGCGGCGGGCGCGAGCGCGATCCGGATCGAGCCCGCGACGCGGCCCTCGTCGAGCCCGCCGCCGCCGTCGGAAGGCAGCGGCACGCCCGACCTCGTCCGCGGCACGCCCGACCTCTTCATCAACCGCGAGCTCAGCTGGCTCGAGTTCAACCAGCGCGTCCTCGACGAAGCGCGCGACCGCTCGGTGCCGCTCCTCGAGCGCCTGAAGTTCGTCTCGATCTGCGCGAGCAACCTCGACGAGTTCTTCATGGTGCGCGTCGCGGGCCTCGTCGGTCAGCGTCGCGATCGCGTGCACGTCGTCGCGAGCGACGGCATGTCGCCCACCGAGCAGCTCGCTGCGATCGCGAAGCGCGTCGGCCGCATGCGCAACGAGATGAGCGAGCTCCTGCTCGAGGATCTGCTCCCCGAGCTCGCGGGCCGCGGCGTGCGCCTCATCGCGGCGCGCGACGTGGGCGTCGACGGTCGTGCCCAGCTCCGCCAGTACTTCCGCGATCAGGTCCTGCCGGTCCTCACGCCGCTCGCGATCGATCCCGGCCATCCGTTCCCGCACCTGCGCAACAAGAGCCTGAACCTCATCGCGATGCTCTCCGGCTCGCACCGCCAGGCGGTCGCGCCCGCGTTCGCGATGGTGCAGGTGCCGGGCGTGCTGCCGCGCCTCGTCCGCGTGACGACCGCCGACGAGGGAACGAAGGCCGCGTACGTGCTGCTCGACGATCTCATCGCGCTGCACATCGGCGATCTCTTCCCCGGCTTCCGCTGCCTCGGCGCGTGGCCCTTCCGCGTGGTGCGCAACTTCGATCTCTCGATCGACGAGGAAGAAGCCGAAGACCTGCTCGAGAGCGTGAAGCAGGAAGTCCGTCGTCGCGATCGCGGCAACGCGGTGAGCGTGCTGATCGACGGGCGCGCGCACCAGGCCGCGCAGGACATGCTGCGCGAGGCGCTGCGGGTCGACACCGAGTACGTCTTCACGGTCGACGGCCCGCTGAACCTGCCCGACCTCGTGCAGCTCGGCGAGACGCTCGATCAGGATCCGGAGCTGCGCGATCCCGCGTTCACGCCACAGTTGGTGCCGCCCTTCCGCCACGAAGAAGAGCCGATCTTCGCGGTGATCGCGAAGCGCGACGTGCTCCTGCACCACCCGTACGAGTCGTTCGATCCGGTCGTGCACTTCATCGAAGAGGCCGCGACCGATCCCGACGTGCTCGCGATCAAGCAGACGCTCTATCGCACCAGCGGTGACTCGCCGATCGTGAAGGCGCTCATGCGCGCCGCCGATCACGGCAAGCAGGTCACCGCGCTCGTCGAGATCAAGGCGCGCTTCGACGAAGAGAACAACATCCAGTGGGCGCGCAAGCTCGAGGAAGCGGGCGTGCACGTCGTGTACGGCCTGCTCGGCCTCAAGACGCACGCGAAGGCCGCGCTGGTGGTGCGCCGCGAGAACGGCGAGCTGAAGCGCTACGTCCACCTCGGCACCGGCAACTACAACCCGAGCACGGCGCGCCTCTACACGGATCTCTCGTTCTTCACCGCGCGCCCCGACATCGGCGAGGACGCGAGCTCGCTCTTCAACCTGCTCACCTCGTGCACCGCGCCCGCGACGTGGCGGAAGCTGATCGTCGCGCCGCTCGGATTGCACGAGCGCGTGCTCGGATTGATCGAGCGCGAGGCTGCCGCGGCGCGCGCGGGACGTCCGGCGCGGATCGTCGCGAAGATGAACTCGCTCGTCGATCCCGACGTGATCCTCGCGCTCTACCGGGCGTCGCAGGCGGGCGTGCGGATCGACCTGATGGTGCGCGGCATCTGCTGTCTGCGCCCCGGTCTGCCCGGCGTCAGCGACAACATCCGCGTCTCGTCGATCGTGGATCGCTTCCTCGAGCACGCGCGCATCTTCGTGTTCGAGGCCGACGGAGCGCAGGAGGTCTACTGCGCGAGCGCCGACTGGATGCAGCGCAACTTCCATCGCCGCGTCGAGGTGATGTTCCCCGTCGAAGATCCTGTGCTCAAGGCACGCATCGTCGAGGAGATCCTCGGCACCGAGATGCGCGACAACATGAAGCGCCGCACGCTGCGCGCCGACGGGCACTGGCATCACGCGCGACCCAGCGAGGGCGAGCACGAGGTGCGCGCCCAGCGCGTGTTCCTGAACCGCGCCCGCGACGCCGCGGCGCGCGCCGACGCGAAGGTGCGTCACGAGCGCCCGTTCATCGTGCGCCCGGTGCGCAACCGACCGACGAAGACGCCCGACGGCCTCGACGTCGAGCCGGCACCGTCGCGCGACTCGGTGCCCGAGGGGCTGCTCAGCGTTCCGCCGCCCGCCCCGGGCACGCACAACAACGGCTGA
- a CDS encoding discoidin domain-containing protein — MASSSIAEYFTLRDASATAARIPETKRKEIADALALGRQKAEAAEALWSNGHAAEGLRLVVEALTATLEAAPRYDGATSAPAKEPAKPEGEVEGAESDAPKSEPPPPATWRTVLAARGVSADRLNAIAEAEEKARTTTLPRLDADVNAAHADLYQQIARARLDVERALAYAAMSPRELGVTRIARIATAAVLGVALIAALVFVMRTPHEVTADASATFANSPTFGAGNAIDGDVNSEWLLPDRASGWVETRLSPPRHVARVTLTNAKNAPHFDRATREYRIELYSGGRVVEQIDGEFASFERDPQPVSHDFDADGIDRVRFVSRSHHNLGGGLAEMTVEE, encoded by the coding sequence ATGGCTTCTTCTTCGATCGCCGAGTACTTCACGCTGCGCGATGCGAGCGCGACCGCGGCCCGGATCCCGGAGACGAAGCGCAAGGAGATCGCCGATGCGCTCGCGCTCGGGCGGCAGAAGGCCGAGGCCGCGGAGGCGCTCTGGTCGAACGGGCACGCGGCCGAAGGGCTGCGGCTCGTGGTCGAGGCGCTGACCGCGACGCTCGAGGCCGCGCCTCGCTACGACGGAGCGACGAGCGCGCCCGCGAAGGAGCCCGCGAAGCCGGAAGGCGAAGTCGAGGGCGCCGAGAGCGATGCGCCGAAGAGCGAGCCCCCGCCGCCCGCGACGTGGCGCACCGTGCTCGCTGCGCGCGGTGTGAGCGCCGATCGGCTCAACGCGATCGCGGAGGCGGAAGAGAAGGCGCGCACCACGACGCTGCCACGCCTCGATGCCGACGTGAACGCGGCGCACGCCGACCTGTATCAGCAGATCGCGCGCGCGCGCCTCGACGTGGAGCGTGCGCTCGCCTACGCGGCGATGTCGCCGCGCGAGCTCGGCGTGACGCGCATCGCGCGCATCGCGACCGCGGCGGTGCTCGGGGTCGCGCTGATCGCCGCGCTCGTCTTCGTGATGCGCACGCCGCACGAGGTGACGGCGGACGCATCGGCGACGTTCGCGAACAGCCCGACGTTCGGCGCGGGCAACGCGATCGACGGCGACGTGAACAGCGAGTGGCTCCTGCCCGATCGCGCGAGCGGGTGGGTCGAGACGCGCCTCTCGCCGCCGCGGCACGTCGCGCGCGTGACGCTGACGAACGCGAAGAACGCGCCGCACTTCGATCGCGCGACGCGCGAGTACCGCATCGAGCTCTACTCGGGCGGGCGCGTCGTGGAGCAGATCGACGGCGAGTTCGCGTCCTTCGAGCGCGATCCGCAGCCGGTCTCGCACGACTTCGATGCGGACGGGATCGACCGCGTTCGCTTCGTGTCGCGCAGCCACCACAACCTCGGCGGCGGGCTCGCCGAGATGACCGTCGAGGAGTGA
- a CDS encoding class I SAM-dependent methyltransferase — protein sequence MRADEHERMYRVETRHFWFTGTRRVIVSALERALGSRLAGARVLDLGCGTGFTLTRLPDGVRSVGLDYSPAALAFARERASSSALVRGSAYALPFADGSFDAVLALDVLEHLDDDLAAARELRRVLAPGGVAIVTVPAFQALWSAHDEALDHRRRYRLSRIEAVLRDAGLTIEHGSYYNFFLFPAVAAARLAERARVAMGLTRTSSTAGRSSPGAKGTDLRIPPAPINDALAALLGAERAIAPRMRLPFGVSCLVIARA from the coding sequence ATGCGCGCCGACGAGCACGAGCGGATGTATCGCGTCGAGACGCGGCACTTCTGGTTCACCGGTACGCGCCGCGTGATCGTCTCGGCGCTCGAGCGCGCCCTCGGCTCGCGCCTCGCCGGCGCGCGCGTGCTCGACCTCGGCTGCGGCACCGGGTTCACCCTCACGCGCCTGCCCGACGGTGTCCGCTCGGTGGGCCTCGACTACTCGCCCGCCGCGCTCGCCTTCGCCCGCGAGCGTGCGTCCTCGTCGGCGCTGGTGCGCGGATCTGCGTACGCCCTCCCCTTCGCCGACGGATCGTTCGACGCGGTGCTCGCGCTCGACGTCCTCGAGCACCTCGACGACGACCTCGCCGCCGCGCGCGAGCTGCGCCGCGTGCTCGCCCCGGGCGGCGTCGCGATCGTCACCGTGCCCGCGTTCCAGGCGCTCTGGAGCGCGCACGACGAGGCGCTCGATCACCGTCGCCGGTACCGCCTGTCGCGCATCGAGGCGGTGCTCCGCGACGCTGGTCTCACGATCGAGCACGGCAGCTACTACAATTTCTTCCTCTTCCCCGCGGTCGCGGCGGCGCGCCTCGCCGAGCGCGCACGCGTCGCGATGGGGCTCACGCGCACGTCCTCGACCGCGGGCAGGTCCTCGCCCGGAGCAAAGGGAACCGACCTCCGCATCCCGCCCGCGCCGATCAACGACGCGCTCGCCGCGCTCCTCGGCGCGGAACGCGCGATCGCTCCGCGCATGCGGCTGCCCTTCGGAGTGTCCTGTCTCGTGATCGCCCGCGCCTGA